DNA from Rosa rugosa chromosome 6, drRosRugo1.1, whole genome shotgun sequence:
AGAGATCTATTGAGTAGTGTAGAGACAAGTAATAAAACGTGTAACTGGCTTTAGGTCATAATGATAGAATAATAAAGGCCTATTAAGTTAACATTTAGTAATAACTATCAGTCACAGTTATCTTGAATGCCAACATCTTAGCTGTTCCAATAATGAAAAGTGGAATGAGCACCATTTATTGATGTACCTGAAATTCACCACTACCAGGATATCTCCAACCATGCTGTGCTGGATAAGAAGGATACCGTAACTCTCCGCAAGGACCTAAACCAACTTCAATCTCTGAGATTATTCCTTCCGCAAAAAATTCATCAAATTCGACCCTGAAGCTCCTCATGTAATCAAAGTAAACCTGCAAAGGTAAATGAAGCTCAGAGATTGAGTTCTGCATCAAACAGCAGATATGTCTTAAGAGACATTTTCTAAAATGAGGGTTGTTGCTTCCCGTAGCATTAGAAAGGAATGGTTCTTAGGATACACAAGGCATACAAGTTGAGAAAGGCTTAGAAATAGTTTCTTTCTAAACTAAAACAAGTCCAAATATAGAAACGGAGCAAAGACAGTCCATAGTAAATAAAAATGACCAGCATAACATAGTTAGAATGTTATACCTCAACAGCAGTCCGGCCTCTTAAGACACGCTCCTTATCAATTCCCCACGTGAGGCATTCCACGTTCCGTTGCCCTTCTCTGTTAGTAAAATATATATCAGGATTTTTTTGACCAATTTCTGTCACCCAGTGAGGAAGTGGGATATGTACATCATCCCCAACATTGCCTCCACATTCATGAAATGACATTACAACCTACAAAAACAGAGGGTACAACAATGAAAACAAACACACTTTTCAGCAAAAATATATAAAGGCCGTCCCACAAGCTGATATACAAAAGCAAATTCTTCCTAGGTTAGCTATTCGAAAATCCAAGCAAGAATACTTAACTAAGGAGTAGTGAAGTATTTACTAATCACAAGTTCACAACTATTAATACAAATCTGTTTGATACAAATCACACAATGAATCTCTTGTGTGTATCAAATCAtttctgagaaaaaaagaaaggaaagaacCAAAGAAAGGTTGCAATATATacccaaatagaaaaaataaatgcTGGTAAAAGTATGTACGACTCACCTGTAACTTAAGGTTCAGATCACGCACAATCTGGAAGAGTTTCTTGTAGCCACTCCAATTATATGCTTGTGGATTATGCGCCTCAACTATTCCCCACCAGCAATCAACCATAACACCATCAACACCAACGGACTTCAGTACCCGCAGTTGATCCATCAGAACTTCTGGCTCAACTAGCTCACTATTCATATTGATGACACCCAACTGCCAATTTCAACATGAAACATGAGAAGAACAACTACTATTTAGCCATAACTACTAATAAAACAGTATCAAAAGAAGACTAATGAACAACAGCGGTGATTTTGTACACATGTTCCATTGACCCAACAAGTACATGTAGCCACATTGTTCATCAGGAGCATACATACAGAATATGACTTCACTTGATCAATGATTCTGATCGACACTCTTAACAATTCGACAAGAGTATTCTTATAATCAATGTTCTTAATTGACTACAGTTTACAATCTCACAATGAACATTACTACATTAGTGTTAGAAAACTCACTGGTAGCATCACATATATAGGAACATAAGGAGTCCCAGTAAAATCACGCTCCGGAACCTTTTGTCCCAACTCTTCAACCTATCACAAACCCAGAACAACTttcaaaaatccaaactcaAAACCTCACACTccaaaatttccaatctttaCAAACCAAAACACCCAGAATTCAAAACAAAGCAATCATATCCATACCTGCTCGTCACCACCATTCTCCACCTCAGTCCCCTCCTCACTCACCACCGCCAAAGTCCGATACTTTCCACCACCCACCACCCTCAACCGGCACGAATCAAACTCCGCCGATCCCCAAACCCCCGGAGAGAACCTCAGCATGGTCTTCCCACCGGCCGACGACAACGTAGCCATTGTCGTTTTGCAACCATTACTGGGTGGCCGCGGCGTCAAGCAATGGAATACTTGAAGTGAGGGCAGTGCCATTTTGGGTTTTGTGAGATGTTTCTAGTGTATTGGAGAGTGTTTAAGAGAAGTGAGGAAGTGATCGGGAAAGGTGAGATTGGTTGTCTCCATTTTTGCACAGTTTTCTCGGGAGAGAGAGACAGTTGGAGTGGCGGGGGAGACAACCCGTGGTGAGGTTTAAAGATGCGAGATACAGTTATTTGTGCCGTAAGATATGAACGGTCCTTTTCCATGGCTATGAGCCGTGACGGATTCGACTGTAACAGACCATAATCCACCGTACACGTAGTTAGTTTTATGAGAAAAATATCTAAAGCAAATCTAAAGCACAGTGAAAAGTACTATTGTATATTGAGAGTctcgttcccctggtcagcaactgatcagggatcatttggtcagtcaccgtccgatttcaatcggacagCTGACAGAACTCAACTCAGATTTCATCACTTATCTATCAGCCGTCTGATTTCaatggtcagttgctgaccaagGGATCAGGAGCGTGTATATTGATATGTCGAGTATGTTAAGGCCTCGTTTatgattgcttcgcttttaaaaaaatcagcttttgtttaaaattttagattttattatgtttagtaaataaataaaaaacagctttaattgGAAGTTATAAGTCACTGGcaacagattttagaagcagcccagaggttgcttttagaagctgctgtggatcaaaacacactctgcagttgttttatgtacttatagcacttttaaaaatattatttaccaaacacgaaactgttttaattcacaactgattattctcacaacacagtagcagcagtttttttttaaagtcacagcaatcccaaactaactCTAATTTGATACAAAGGTAAATTGACTTCATGTATTAGTAGACTAGTTTGATTTGATCTCAAATTAGCCTTCTTTTATATCAAACTAGTTTATTTATGTATCGAAACTAATTTATCTCTATATCAAACTAGTGCACTATTGGCCGTCTcttcatcattctggtacttcCTTCAAATTTTCTGTTAAGTTGATCACGTGTTAACTCAAATACTATTTCAAGATTTCTTAATTATGTAGATTCTACTTAATCTGAACTAGTTTGGGATTAGACCAGAAGCCCACACATGAAAAATGAGAGTATCGATAACAAAGGACACATAAGTACTTAAATGGAAAAAGAGAAAGTAGCATCTAGGGTTTTTGGACTAAATATTTTAAACTTATAATTTATAGTACTCAAGGTACCATTCAAGAACTTTCAAAatttaaaatagaaaattacacattAGCACCagaccaaagatgtaaacacagaaaactcacCTTCAAatagatttatacaaataaggacacgaGCCCAAGCCTAAAACCAAATGAAATAGGTCTGACTCCgaattttaatgaaaaatgaccaaaatgctcAATTTTCATCAAAATTTACGCACATGACACTGACCCAATACCTAACACCCAAAAACGTAAACCCCAAAATAGAAACCCAAAACCCCAGCGACAGAGCCAACATAGCAGCAGAGtaagtttttcttcaatttcaaaCTTTTGGTTCatgaatttttctttgattcCATGTAAAAGCGGTAGCAATATGTTAATCCGAGCTCAAATTTCAGATTTCACAGGCCTAAATCTGCAAAATCTCTGAAGCAGTAGCAGCTAGGATTCAAATCCGTGCTCAGCTCGAATTTGGCTTCAATAAAGGTCAATAAGGTAAGTCCTTGTTTCAATGGTATTGTTGGTTGGTGCTTATGTGAGTTTTTCGGTACTCAATTTTCTCTTCAGGACCTGACAGTCCTGAAACCATGGAGAGGTTTGTTGTGGTTTCGGTGAGAGGAGTTTGAGTTTGTGCTGTTTGCTGTTTTCAATCGGGGATGGGTGTCATGGATTGTGTTATTTGGGGCTTTTAGGGTTTAACAATTTGAATGGTATTAAAAGGATGTGGATGGTGTTTTTGTATTGATTTGGAGGTAGGATTTTGTAAATCGAGCAATTTTGCATGAGAAGAAGGGGGTATTGAGATTTTATACTAGTTCTGATAGGATGCTCTGTGTCATTGCTAGAGTGGATTGAATATCATGATTAACGAAGCTTTTAGTCTCTCAGAAATTGTGATGTCGTGGCATTGTATTACAGGAATTGATACTTTTCTGTTAGTTGGGATTGTTAAATGTTTGCATTTTATTTGGTGAGATTTTAATTGCATGTGACACATAAGATGAAAATACATGATGCACAATTTACACATTGAAGTACTACATTTATCTGATGTCTTGCTAACTTTTGTTTGAAGGTTTGTTTTGATACTTTGCATATTACTTTCTTTAAAACACAGAAAGAAGTTTTTTGTGAACGCTATACTATATATAGTATCTATATTATGATGAAGCCATAGAATCTTTCTTGTTCTGAaccattattttctttttgtaagTGCCTGAGAGCTTTTTGGGGACGTATATGGACTCAGATGTGATTTTATTAGGTTGATACTTTCACCTGTTCTAAACCTTTAATGTGTTGTGTGGTTTATCTATGTGCATAACAATTGTTGAAATTTAGAACTGTATAAATTAATCTTAATGGGAAATGGCTATTTTGGGGAGCTTTTGGTTGTGCAAATTATGCATAGTATTTCTGCTGCGTATGCAGGGCTTAGTTGTCAATTATAAAAAATAGTAATCTTGTGCTTATTGCTAGCTATATAAGAATGTTTTTGTTCCATTTTAATTCTCAGTTAATCATATTGAGATTCTAAGTCCAGAATTTGGTGTGTTTGAAATGCTAGAATTCTGTACTCTGACATGGTTCTCTTGTTTACTGAGTATGCCTCCTAAATTTTAGAAGGCATCAGAAATTGGGATAAATGTACCTACTTACCTGCCTGGTATTCGTAAGTAAAAGAGCATACATGTAACTACAGATGAGTTTGTTTTTGTTCTATTTTAGAGGTAGAAGTGATTCTATTATGTGTGCCTTTTTCCTGTTGATTCATTTATGCAATTTAGGTGACTAGCTATTGTTTGGTGAACCGAGTTTTATCTGTTTTTAAGCATCATTGTGCATGTCTGCACCCAATATCCTATTGCTACTTCATTTGGCAAACTAAAAACTATTATTCAGCTCTTGGATACCACATGCAGTACCTAATGCAATTTTCTATGGACAAGATGATCTAATGAACTTTATGCTACTGCGTGTAGGTGCAAAAGAGTGATCTTGCTACTGGTTTGGTAATCTTACTATGGGAATAATGCGATTTTCTATGTTTTCAATGTCATTCATGGATTGACATATCTAattgctactgctactgctcctgctcctgctcttgctactgctcctgctcctgctactgctactgctcCTGCTACTGTTCCTGCTACTGCAAATGAAGTTGCCATTGAGCCAAGGACACGTTcagcaataaagaagaaaaaggagttTGATGAAGAGCTCTGAGATTTTCTTTCTTAGGAACGTGTAAAagaaatagattttttttttcctttgagaagtaacataaaaggattattctaaaaaaaaaaaaaagtaacatacaGGGATTAagagtcaaaagaagtagttaagggtaaaaaagtaaattaactcatgacatgtggctaGTGAAGGGAAAATCGTCCTTTTTTGTAAGATTTATGCCTTATATGATTAATTTATTCTTTAAATGATGTGTcagttaagtcatcttttgtcaatgaCTTATATCAAATACTTTGTTAAATTTTAAAAGTCTCTGGCAGTCTGGCCTTGCTGAAGTAATGAGAGAGAGACTCtcgcttctctcttcttctccctttcATCCTTTCGTCCTTCCCTATCCAACTTCGTGATAGACTTCTGCCCTAGTGGTGGCAAGGGTGTATATAGCTTTGCTTttgttctttcttctctctccttccttTATTCCATCATTCAATTGTATATAAATATCAATTGTAAATCAAAGACTCAACAAATGCTACTAGCAAAGATCCTAACTTCTttcatcaaaaaataaaaaaagatgcTAATTTCAATAagacacaacaacaacaactccaATAAAACACCAAAACAGACAAAAATCGCACTGACAACTATTAATTCCACATCACTAAAATCAACATTACACCCTAACTAATTTCACGCAAccccaaaaacaataaaaaaatactaAAAGAACCCATTAATCTAAAGGCCATGCATTACTTTGATCAAACCTCATTTGATTTGCGGAAAGAAAATTAGTTCCTTGGTCTTTTCCATGagcaaaggaaaataaatttcccactagagtgtgtttggatgagagaaaaaatgatggattttaattgaaaataaggatttcataattcctataAGTTAATTTCCTCGTTTGGCATTCTCATATTGGAAATTTttaatttctctgtggaaaaaaattgaatgaattCATTGTCtgaattcctcacttcaatttccacaaaACTAGGTGTCATTTCAGAATTCAATTGTAGCACACAATAGAAATCgcaattaatgaaatttttgatTAATGGAGTtgtagattccatcatttacaaattcctacgaatttcacaattttttcacCAAACGCACCTCTAGTTTCCCTACCAATGTTTGGGAATGTCGGGAAACTAATCTGaaaatatattatattttcCTTTCCCATGTTTGGTTTGTGCATGAATAGGAAAATAAGCAACATCAAATTTCCAATAGTATCCTTAATATCAAAACATAAGCAATTCAAGATTCAAAATTTTATCGGATAAATTTCTAATAATAATCTTTAAAATATTTAAAGTATGCAATTAATAAGGGAAAGTAGGAGAGAATTGAAAATGAATCCCATGGGGTGTGGGATGATCCACTTTCCCCCTCTATTCCCTTCATGCCGAAAAGTTGTTCATTTCATTTTCTTGGGCGTGCCAAACATAGGAAATGATAAACTTTCCCTTCCCAAGCTTTTcattccgcgaaccaaacgaggtcTAATCTATTATCATTCCACACTAGTTTGTGTTACTTTGGACCTAGAAGAGAAAAGCCCAAATGTAATACCAAGATGATCATGATGTACATTTTTGGGCTGGACTTCAAAATGAGCAGCCCATTGCTTCAAAATTTGCAATACTGAAAGTCATCAagattaaggggggtgtattgtatttggatttgtgtggagttttttttaaatgatagactttttcaaaagTCCATGGACTCTATAAAAAGTTcatagacttttattgattttttaaAACCATTGACTTTTAGCATAGATTTTTTACTGATTTGTAAAAATCTACAGACTttatatgaatgacttctatagatttcacaatactttttttaaaaaaaaaaaccaagctaGTTTATTAGTCAGAGAATAAAATACAATGTCGTAGCTATGTTGACTAATGTCCATTAGCGTAGGAATCAGAGAAGCTCAAATAATGTCATGAAACaaacaataagaaaataaaagaaaagcctCCAAATATAATCAACCAAACCAAAAGgtaccaaaaacaaagaaggaaaaaaaaacacattgatGAAGTTTCATGCCAAATAAGCAGACGTCTCATGAAGTGTTTTACCTCGATCTttctttcaattcaaaactttgTGATGAAAAATTGTAACTACTACTCCAAAAGTCCAACTGATGATAATTTCATAGGTCCTATATATAGGAAATTTTCTAGGGTTAATGTTTTTTTCTTCATCTGCCTACTCTAGCTTAGAGAGGGGGCACCTATCCCTATGGAATAACAGACACCTTAATGATGAAGTTCCACGTGGTATGAATATGATCATGTGACTCGACGGAATTCGACGCACGTCAAGTGATTATTGAATGGAGAAAAGTACAGGAAGGTGAAGAATATATTTGAATCCACAAATGGGGAAATGGAATGGCTCCTCTAAGTCAACAACTTATCCTTCATTAATAGCCTTGTCGCGTCCTCCATTAACTATCCTCCCCTCAAAATTACAACTTGATAAGGTTCTTTGAAATTTGCCTGGCTGTTGATCAGTTTGGTCACACGTACCCTGCACTAATTTCATATACAAGGTTatatggaaattattctatgcaccgacggtgtaaATAatccaacacttataagatgatctcaacttttgatatttataattaatatttttattaataatttaagagtgtatttaatataatctaaccatctaTTTACGACGATacaagtgcacgtcggtgcactgaatTCTCCCCCATAGTTTAGCAACATTGCACTATGGTTCCTTCTTTATATCTGaaccaaaaaggaaaaaaaagttgGCATCCACATATAATAGGCCTAGGGCCGTGAGAGCGGAGAatacttttattttattctagAATTTTAACGTTCTTCTAGTCTGGAAGCAAATTGCTCACAGAGCAACAACAAAAGTACCTTAAGGGGGTGTTTGTTTCACCGGACTATCACCCTTCACCTTAATTTCTACAAGAGTCCTGGACTCTTATAACTTGGCTTATTTCTATAACAGTCCTGATCCATGTTTGGTGCTCCAACTGATAATAAGAAAGAACAACcacagaagaaagaagaacaccAGAATAAGCATTGATTGGTGGAGTTGAAAACTAACAGAGGAGAACCAACTCAATTAATGATTAATCAAGCCTTGAGGAACTATgcaaaaaacaaagacaaactcaaccttaaaaaaaaaaaaccagtctttaaacccaggaaaaaaaaaaccagaagaaCAAAATAGCACAAACGTGAAATTGATCACAAATCTTACCTGGTCAAGCTACCCAGAcacaaaattgatcaaaattcTCAGCAGATCAAGCTACCCAGACACCAAATCCTTAAAATAATATCAACCCATAAACAAATCATCTATAATAAAGGagatagagaaagaagaaggtagAGTATTGAAGGGGAGAGTGAAAGATAATCAGTGCaatgagagagaagatgaaATTGAACCCGAATAAGAGGTGTTGAAGGAGGCTGAAGCAAAAGAAtgacatgagagagagagagagagtgatgagGTTGAGGCGAAGAGCAGATCCAGC
Protein-coding regions in this window:
- the LOC133715978 gene encoding beta-amylase 2, chloroplastic, which produces MALPSLQVFHCLTPRPPSNGCKTTMATLSSAGGKTMLRFSPGVWGSAEFDSCRLRVVGGGKYRTLAVVSEEGTEVENGGDEQVEELGQKVPERDFTGTPYVPIYVMLPLGVINMNSELVEPEVLMDQLRVLKSVGVDGVMVDCWWGIVEAHNPQAYNWSGYKKLFQIVRDLNLKLQVVMSFHECGGNVGDDVHIPLPHWVTEIGQKNPDIYFTNREGQRNVECLTWGIDKERVLRGRTAVEVYFDYMRSFRVEFDEFFAEGIISEIEVGLGPCGELRYPSYPAQHGWRYPGSGEFQCYDRYLMENLRKAAETRGHSFWARAPDNAGSYNSQPQDTGFFRDGGDYDSYYGRFFLNWYSNVLVDHGDRVLSLANLAFEGSCIAAKLSGIHWWYKTASHAAELTAGFYNPCNRDGYAPIAAMFKKHAAALNFTCVELRTSNQQEDFPEAMADPEGLVWQVLNAAWDANIPVASENALNCHDREGYNKILENAKPLNDPDGRHLSAFTYLRLSPVLLEKHNFMEFERFVKKMHGEAAPDVRINSNEEHAEDSSAIQQ